In the Mauremys mutica isolate MM-2020 ecotype Southern chromosome 13, ASM2049712v1, whole genome shotgun sequence genome, one interval contains:
- the LOC123347341 gene encoding olfactory receptor 5V1-like — translation MENQTNVNEFILVGLSNYPELQFFLFLVFLIIYLITLVGNMIIMLVIRADPHLHTPMYFFLSHLSFVDICYSSAIVPKMLVNFLAKHKTISVNGCLAQMFFILLSAGTEVFVLSAMAYDRYTAICHPLHYVGTMNKRVSRQLVGSSWIMGLLYSLVNTVPVLKLHFCGPNEIRHFSCELPPLLQLSCTGTFINKIALLSSAVIFGFSSFLFTLVSYIHIISTILRIRSTEGRRKAFSTCSSHLIVVVLLFVTALCQYMKPSSVASLFLDELFSIQYSILTPMLNPIIYSLKSKDVKTALTRTLGKIQVSHAM, via the coding sequence ATGGAAAACCAAACCAATGTGAATGAATTTATTCTTGTGGGACTTTCTAATTACCCGGAACTTCAATTTTTCCTCTTCCTggtgtttttaattatttaccTAATCACTCTGGTAGGGAACATGATAATTATGCTGGTGATAAGGGCTGATCCTcacctccacacccccatgtacttctttctGTCTCATTTGTCCTTTGTTGATATCTGTTATTCCTCAGCCATTGTCCCTAAGATGTTGGTGAATTTCCTAGCAAAGCACAAAACCATTTCTGTCAATGGCTGCCTTGCCCAGATGTTCTTCATCCTCCTCTCAGCTGGTACTGAAGTTTTTGTGCTCTCGGCAATGGCTTATGACCGATACACTGCCATATGTCACCCATTGCATTATGTGGGGACCATGAACAAACGAGTGAGCAGACAGTTGGTGGGTAGTTCCTGGATAATGGGGCTCTTGTATTCACTGGTTAACACTGTCCCTGTGTTAAAGTTACACTTCTGTGGGCCCAATGAAATCAGGCATTTCAGCTGTGAGCTCCCTCCGCTATTACAACTGTCTTGTACTGGGACCTTCATCAATAAAATAGCTCTTCTTTCTTCTGCTGTGATATTTGGTTTCAGCTCCTTCCTCTTCACCCTGGTCTCCTACATTCACATAATCTCTACTATACTCCGAATACGCTCCACAGAGGGAAGACGTAAAGCCTTCTCTACATGCAGTTCCCACCTCATTGTGGTGGTTTTATTGTTTGTGACAGCTCTTTGCCAGTACATGAAACCCAGCTCAGTTGCTTCCCTGTTTCTAGATGAACTCTTCTCTATCCAGTACAGCATCTTGACCCCGATGTtgaaccccatcatctacagctTGAAAAGTAAAGATGTGAAAACTGCTCTGACAAGAACACTAGGGAAAATTCAAGTTTCTCATGCAATGTAA